The Saccharothrix variisporea genome has a segment encoding these proteins:
- a CDS encoding AfsR/SARP family transcriptional regulator, translating to MRFRVLGSVEAYDGDRRLPVPGGKPLLLLAALLTEAGRVVAVDRLVDILWPEDPPETCRALIHTHVATLRRALKAGDEITTRPPGYLLRVGTDDLDSAVFERDVGDAREAAAGGRATDAIRTYRAAEALWRGSVAYAGVEAAPVVAEANRLDALRLAAIEERIDIELGLGRERELVSELTGVVAARPHNERLRARLMVVLYRLGRQADALATYAAGRAALVDTLGIEPGPELRGTHEAILRGDPVLLPTTPDARTTPDTSTTADKTTGDTPTAPGTPTTADAPTTAEQVPSPPEAPPTTRAQTGTPARRAPAQLPIVPADFTGRATAIAEMVAMLTSDAAPTCVVAGQGGAGKSTLALRVAHDLAPSFPDGQLYVDLRGASGSPTPPVEVLGRFLRALGSDPAAVPDSLDERADHFRTLLSTRRMLVVLDDAAGEGQVRPLLPGGAGNAVIVTARRRLPGLAGATHVQLDVMSEDEAVALLGRIAGPQRVAAEPDQARELVRLCGFLPLPVRIVGARLASRSYWTLAAMVARLADETRRLDELAVADQQVRAGIEVTYRGLDERSRAALRALCWMSLPDFPAWVTARLLDIPTDDADLAIEALLDAHLMAVVTVDGVGQPRFRIHELIQIYGREQAAAADPPEHRAAAVRRVLGTWLRLVDQAGAHAPGGTIPFAPELPRDEPVDPVDQVTAGPSGTAPAAWLEAEQAALVAAVERAAALGLVDSAVALATALGGSVFALGNQFEAWRRTHTAALAAARDAGDRAAEAVMLAQLGQLYYTQDNYGPAHQHLLEALTTFRELGDPRGEATAQASLGWICREQGRLPEALHFLRQAHAYFTTTSLDPAIGYTGRLIGTTLLEQGEFDQARADLTEALAAYRRCGSRHGEALVLRSLGLVHRAVGELDEALALSTEALAILRAIGDEKHEAYGLQAVAKTLVRLGRGDEAGPMLDQAMAICERLDDAWGVAFVLRTRGELHLAAGRLTEAEDDLTGAIRMFADLDVAMMRARAERDLARVLDARGDHAAAEKVRENALATFKTHGAREFRE from the coding sequence ATGCGGTTTCGGGTTCTCGGCTCCGTCGAGGCCTACGACGGTGACCGCCGGCTGCCCGTTCCCGGTGGCAAGCCGCTTCTCCTGCTCGCCGCGCTGCTGACCGAGGCCGGTCGGGTCGTCGCGGTCGACCGGTTGGTCGACATCCTCTGGCCCGAGGACCCGCCCGAGACCTGCCGCGCCCTCATCCACACCCACGTCGCCACGCTGCGGCGTGCGCTGAAGGCCGGTGACGAGATCACGACCCGGCCACCGGGGTACCTCCTCCGGGTCGGCACCGACGACCTGGACAGCGCCGTCTTCGAGCGGGACGTCGGCGACGCGCGGGAAGCCGCCGCCGGTGGGCGTGCCACCGACGCGATCCGGACCTACCGCGCCGCGGAGGCGCTCTGGCGGGGGTCCGTCGCCTACGCGGGCGTCGAGGCGGCTCCCGTCGTGGCCGAAGCCAACCGCCTCGACGCGCTGCGGCTGGCCGCCATCGAGGAGCGCATCGACATCGAGCTCGGTCTCGGCCGCGAGCGGGAGCTGGTGTCGGAGCTGACCGGCGTCGTCGCGGCCCGGCCGCACAACGAACGGCTGCGTGCCCGGCTGATGGTGGTGCTCTACCGGCTGGGCCGCCAGGCCGACGCCCTCGCGACCTACGCCGCCGGCCGCGCCGCCCTGGTCGACACGCTCGGCATCGAGCCCGGCCCCGAGCTGCGCGGCACCCACGAGGCGATCCTGCGCGGCGACCCGGTCCTGCTCCCGACGACACCGGACGCCCGGACGACACCGGACACCTCGACAACCGCGGACAAGACAACCGGGGACACTCCAACGGCACCGGGCACCCCGACAACCGCGGACGCCCCGACCACCGCGGAACAGGTACCGAGCCCGCCCGAAGCACCCCCGACGACGCGGGCACAGACCGGCACGCCCGCGCGGCGCGCGCCCGCGCAGCTCCCGATCGTGCCGGCCGACTTCACCGGGCGCGCCACGGCCATCGCCGAGATGGTCGCCATGCTCACCTCGGACGCCGCGCCGACCTGTGTGGTCGCCGGTCAGGGCGGTGCCGGGAAGTCCACCCTGGCGCTGCGGGTGGCGCACGACCTGGCGCCGTCCTTCCCCGATGGTCAGCTCTACGTCGACCTGCGCGGGGCGAGCGGCAGCCCGACCCCGCCCGTCGAGGTGCTGGGCCGGTTCCTGCGGGCGCTCGGGTCCGACCCGGCCGCGGTGCCGGACTCGCTGGACGAGCGTGCCGACCACTTCCGGACCCTGCTGTCCACCCGCCGCATGCTCGTGGTGCTCGACGACGCGGCCGGCGAGGGGCAGGTGCGCCCGCTGTTACCCGGCGGGGCCGGCAACGCCGTCATCGTCACCGCGCGCCGGCGGCTGCCGGGCCTGGCCGGCGCCACCCACGTCCAGCTCGACGTCATGTCCGAGGACGAGGCGGTGGCGCTGCTCGGCCGCATCGCCGGTCCGCAGCGGGTCGCCGCCGAGCCGGACCAGGCCCGGGAGCTCGTGCGGCTGTGCGGGTTCCTCCCGCTCCCCGTGCGCATCGTGGGTGCCCGGCTCGCGTCCCGTTCGTACTGGACCCTGGCGGCGATGGTGGCCCGCCTGGCCGACGAGACCCGCCGGCTCGACGAGCTCGCCGTCGCCGACCAGCAGGTGCGCGCCGGCATCGAGGTCACCTACCGCGGGCTCGACGAACGGTCCCGGGCCGCGCTGCGCGCCCTGTGCTGGATGAGCCTGCCCGACTTCCCCGCGTGGGTCACCGCGCGCCTGCTCGACATCCCCACCGACGACGCCGACCTGGCGATCGAGGCGCTCCTCGACGCCCACCTGATGGCCGTCGTCACGGTCGACGGCGTCGGGCAGCCCCGGTTCCGCATCCACGAGCTCATCCAGATCTACGGCCGGGAGCAGGCCGCGGCGGCCGACCCGCCGGAGCACCGCGCCGCCGCCGTGCGCCGCGTGCTCGGCACCTGGCTGCGGCTGGTCGACCAGGCAGGAGCGCACGCGCCCGGCGGCACCATCCCGTTCGCACCGGAGCTGCCCCGCGACGAACCGGTCGACCCGGTCGACCAGGTCACGGCCGGGCCGAGCGGCACGGCGCCGGCCGCCTGGCTGGAGGCCGAGCAGGCGGCGCTCGTGGCGGCCGTCGAACGGGCCGCCGCGCTCGGGCTGGTCGACAGCGCGGTCGCGCTGGCCACGGCACTGGGCGGGTCGGTGTTCGCGCTCGGCAACCAGTTCGAGGCCTGGCGGCGGACCCACACCGCCGCCCTCGCCGCCGCCCGGGACGCCGGCGACCGCGCCGCGGAGGCGGTCATGCTGGCGCAGCTCGGGCAGCTGTACTACACGCAGGACAACTACGGCCCGGCGCACCAGCACCTGCTGGAGGCGCTGACCACCTTCCGCGAGCTGGGCGACCCGCGTGGCGAGGCGACCGCGCAGGCGTCGCTGGGCTGGATCTGCCGCGAGCAGGGCCGCCTGCCGGAGGCACTGCACTTCCTCCGCCAGGCGCACGCGTACTTCACGACCACGTCGCTGGACCCGGCGATCGGCTACACGGGCCGGCTCATCGGCACCACGCTCTTGGAGCAGGGCGAGTTCGACCAGGCGCGGGCCGACCTCACCGAAGCCCTCGCCGCCTACCGCCGCTGCGGGTCGCGCCACGGTGAGGCGCTGGTGCTGCGCAGCCTCGGCCTGGTCCACCGCGCGGTGGGCGAGCTCGACGAGGCCCTGGCGCTGAGCACGGAGGCGTTGGCCATCCTGCGTGCGATCGGCGACGAGAAGCACGAGGCGTACGGGCTGCAGGCGGTGGCGAAGACCCTGGTGCGACTGGGCCGGGGCGACGAGGCCGGGCCGATGCTCGACCAGGCGATGGCCATCTGCGAGCGGCTCGACGACGCGTGGGGCGTCGCCTTCGTGCTGCGCACCCGTGGCGAGCTGCACCTGGCGGCGGGTCGGCTCACCGAAGCGGAGGACGACCTGACGGGCGCGATCCGCATGTTCGCCGACCTCGACGTCGCCATGATGCGCGCCCGCGCCGAACGCGACCTCGCCCGCGTGCTGGACGCCCGCGGCGACCACGCGGCGGCCGAGAAGGTTCGGGAGAACGCCCTGGCGACGTTCAAGACCCACGGCGCGCGGGAGTTCCGGGAGTAG
- a CDS encoding M15 family metallopeptidase codes for MPKILLISDERVAAIPVRDCGELLCDLRDIPALRAAVADVHVRTGVADRLVAAQTLLPRGVRLLVVAGYRSPAEQERLFAEHSVRLTTDHPEWTVDQVRTAASRHIAPPELAPHVAGAAVTLTLCTDDGAELPMGTAVDADLVANARALVTASTIISPEERANRSVLSGAMGAVELVNYPTLWWHWSYGDRYWAHVTGRPSARYGPVPPPGER; via the coding sequence GTGCCCAAGATCCTGTTGATCTCCGACGAACGCGTGGCGGCCATCCCGGTCCGCGACTGCGGGGAGCTCCTCTGCGACCTTCGTGACATCCCGGCGCTCCGAGCGGCCGTCGCCGATGTCCACGTGCGCACGGGGGTGGCCGACCGGCTCGTCGCCGCGCAGACCCTGCTGCCGCGCGGCGTGCGCCTGCTGGTCGTGGCGGGCTACCGGTCGCCGGCCGAGCAAGAGCGGCTCTTCGCCGAGCACAGCGTCCGACTCACGACCGACCATCCGGAGTGGACGGTGGACCAGGTGCGCACGGCCGCGAGCCGACACATCGCACCGCCGGAGCTGGCGCCACACGTAGCCGGCGCCGCGGTGACCCTGACCCTGTGCACCGACGACGGCGCCGAACTGCCCATGGGCACGGCCGTCGACGCCGACCTCGTGGCGAACGCACGAGCCCTGGTCACCGCGTCCACGATCATCTCGCCGGAGGAGCGGGCGAACCGGAGTGTCCTCAGTGGAGCGATGGGTGCCGTCGAGCTCGTGAACTACCCGACGCTGTGGTGGCACTGGTCCTACGGCGACCGGTACTGGGCACACGTCACCGGACGCCCGTCTGCCCGCTACGGCCCGGTGCCGCCGCCGGGCGAGCGCTGA
- a CDS encoding AfsR/SARP family transcriptional regulator, which yields MEFGVLGPVEVRTAGGPVHPGVRKQRLVLAVLLLEAGRLVPVDRLISLLWPDEPPRSARAVVHTQISRLRSVLATAGAARAGVALISDGPGYLLRCDPDRVDAHRFRALCAAARGQDDERRVATLKEALALWRGPALAGLEVPALGHDLEQARLAAWEERFDAEARLGRHREVVAELTALVAAHPHHESLVGRLMVALDRCGRRGEALHAYGELHRRLDRELGVRPSARLRRIHAQLLGAAPERSAPLPRQLPPDVTPFVGRADALAALDRLAGPRPVVVSAVTGVPGVGKTSLAVHWAHRARERFPDGQLYVDLRGYDPGGSALDPADVLGTFLRSLGVAAADVPAEVHARAALYRSLLADKAVLVVLDNARDAAQVRPLLPASPSSAVVVTSRDALSGLVVRSGAVRVPLAALSPDESLGLVRSVLGDRVAREPDAVARLCRLCGHLPLALRIAAELVSLRSGEAIADLVAELRDDRARLSLLSTSDGDEHTAMRAVFDWSYRALPGEARRAFRLLAVHRGPDLGLDAAGALLDVPDPRPVLDTLVHANLVERADGRYRFHDLLRLFAADQPVAPDERRAAARRLLRWYLGAAGRADRALAPGRQAVPDEHPVDGPAFATQRAALAWFDAERENLVAAVRHAADEGVGAWRLAAVTGEYLYVRRLWGDWEATHVVALRAAERAGDATGVAWMSSNLGVLALERHRVDEAVRHLERGLDLVADVPGPVGQHLRGLLGTTLGHALRRRGEFARSLACHSASLDIHRATGNAWGEGETLINLATTRAAQGDHAAAVALLAEAVEVERRLGNWCRVGSALARLAHARHVAGDPAGAAGTFREAADLLLESGDRWAAAWCLVHREDARLALGAAARWGDAEALFGDGTGRLGVADPPGSRHAVVPATDASDLVTE from the coding sequence GTGGAGTTCGGGGTCCTGGGGCCGGTGGAAGTCCGGACGGCGGGTGGGCCGGTGCACCCCGGCGTGCGCAAGCAGCGCCTGGTCCTCGCGGTGCTGCTGCTGGAGGCCGGCCGGCTCGTCCCGGTGGACCGGCTGATCTCGTTGCTGTGGCCGGACGAGCCGCCCCGCTCCGCGCGGGCCGTCGTGCACACCCAGATCAGCCGGCTGCGGTCGGTGTTGGCGACGGCCGGGGCGGCGCGGGCCGGTGTGGCGCTGATCAGCGACGGTCCCGGCTACCTGCTCCGCTGCGACCCCGACCGCGTGGACGCCCACCGGTTCCGGGCGTTGTGCGCGGCGGCGCGCGGCCAGGACGACGAGCGGCGCGTGGCCACGCTGAAGGAGGCGCTGGCGTTGTGGCGCGGCCCCGCGCTGGCCGGGCTCGAGGTGCCCGCGCTCGGCCACGACCTCGAGCAGGCGCGGTTGGCCGCCTGGGAAGAGCGGTTCGACGCCGAAGCGCGGTTGGGTCGGCACCGCGAGGTCGTGGCGGAGCTGACGGCGCTCGTCGCCGCGCACCCCCACCACGAGAGCCTGGTCGGCCGGTTGATGGTCGCGCTGGACCGCTGCGGGCGGCGGGGCGAGGCGTTGCACGCCTACGGTGAGCTCCACCGCCGACTGGACCGGGAACTGGGCGTCCGACCGTCCGCGCGCCTGCGGCGGATCCACGCGCAGCTCCTCGGCGCGGCGCCGGAGCGGAGCGCGCCGCTCCCGCGCCAACTGCCGCCGGACGTGACGCCGTTCGTGGGCCGGGCGGACGCGCTCGCCGCGCTCGACCGCCTGGCGGGGCCGCGCCCCGTGGTGGTGTCCGCGGTGACCGGCGTTCCGGGCGTCGGCAAGACCTCCTTGGCCGTGCACTGGGCGCACCGCGCGCGCGAACGGTTCCCGGACGGCCAGCTGTACGTCGACCTGCGCGGCTACGACCCGGGCGGCTCGGCGCTCGACCCGGCCGACGTGCTCGGGACGTTCCTGCGCTCGCTCGGCGTCGCGGCCGCGGACGTCCCCGCCGAGGTGCACGCCCGCGCGGCGCTCTACCGGTCGCTGCTCGCGGACAAGGCGGTGCTGGTCGTGCTGGACAACGCCCGCGACGCCGCCCAGGTGCGGCCGCTGCTGCCCGCGTCACCGTCCTCGGCCGTCGTGGTGACCAGCCGCGACGCCCTGTCCGGCCTCGTGGTGCGGTCCGGTGCGGTCCGGGTGCCCCTGGCCGCGCTGAGCCCCGACGAGAGCCTCGGCCTGGTGCGCTCGGTGCTCGGCGACCGGGTGGCGCGGGAGCCGGACGCCGTGGCCCGGCTGTGCCGGCTGTGCGGCCACCTGCCGCTGGCGTTGCGGATCGCCGCCGAGCTGGTGAGCCTCCGGTCCGGCGAGGCGATCGCCGACCTGGTCGCGGAGCTGCGGGACGACCGCGCCCGGCTGTCGCTGCTGTCGACCTCCGACGGGGACGAGCACACGGCGATGCGCGCGGTGTTCGACTGGTCCTACCGCGCGCTGCCCGGTGAGGCGCGGCGGGCCTTCCGGCTGCTCGCCGTGCACCGCGGACCCGACCTCGGCCTCGACGCGGCGGGCGCGCTGCTGGACGTGCCCGACCCGCGTCCGGTGCTCGACACCCTGGTGCACGCCAACCTGGTGGAGCGCGCGGACGGCCGCTACCGGTTCCACGACCTGCTGCGGCTGTTCGCCGCCGACCAGCCGGTCGCGCCGGACGAGCGGCGGGCGGCCGCGCGTCGCCTGCTGCGCTGGTACCTCGGCGCCGCCGGCCGGGCGGACCGCGCGCTGGCACCGGGCCGCCAGGCCGTCCCCGACGAGCACCCGGTCGACGGTCCCGCGTTCGCGACCCAGCGGGCGGCGTTGGCGTGGTTCGACGCGGAGCGGGAGAACCTGGTCGCGGCGGTCCGGCACGCGGCCGACGAGGGCGTCGGGGCGTGGCGCCTCGCGGCCGTCACGGGCGAGTACCTCTACGTGCGGCGGCTGTGGGGCGACTGGGAGGCCACGCACGTCGTGGCGCTGCGCGCGGCCGAACGCGCCGGTGACGCCACCGGCGTCGCGTGGATGTCGAGCAACCTCGGCGTGTTGGCGCTGGAGCGGCACCGCGTCGACGAGGCGGTGCGGCACCTGGAACGGGGCCTCGACCTCGTGGCCGACGTCCCCGGACCGGTGGGGCAGCACCTGCGCGGCCTGCTCGGCACCACGCTCGGGCACGCGCTGCGGCGGCGCGGGGAGTTCGCGCGGTCCCTCGCCTGCCACTCCGCGTCGTTGGACATCCACCGGGCGACCGGGAACGCCTGGGGCGAGGGGGAGACGTTGATCAACCTCGCGACCACCCGTGCCGCGCAGGGTGACCACGCGGCGGCGGTCGCGCTGCTCGCGGAGGCCGTCGAGGTCGAGCGGCGGCTCGGGAACTGGTGCCGGGTCGGGTCGGCGCTGGCCAGGCTGGCGCACGCCCGGCACGTCGCGGGTGATCCGGCCGGTGCGGCGGGGACCTTCCGGGAAGCCGCGGACCTGTTGCTCGAGTCCGGCGACCGGTGGGCCGCGGCGTGGTGCCTCGTCCACCGCGAGGACGCCCGCCTGGCACTGGGCGCCGCCGCGCGGTGGGGCGACGCGGAGGCGTTGTTCGGCGACGGGACCGGGCGGCTCGGGGTGGCCGACCCGCCCGGCTCCCGTCACGCCGTGGTGCCGGCGACCGACGCGTCCGACTTGGTGACGGAGTAG
- a CDS encoding RICIN domain-containing protein produces the protein MRRIPILLLTVLATLGLAPAAAHAEAVTGWVYVVNTATRKCLAIPDGTTAVGTKAVQWTCNGRNEQKWLITGTGRSTLRYGVNSNLCLAIPGGTTEPFVEPIIWTCSTNTDQLWYGFDGQDTLIRNAASGLYLDGVGSGTSMVVQYSFIGDDHQKWYFVQTTAP, from the coding sequence ATGAGACGAATCCCGATCCTTCTGCTGACCGTCCTGGCGACCCTGGGCCTGGCGCCGGCCGCGGCGCACGCGGAAGCCGTCACCGGCTGGGTGTACGTCGTCAACACGGCGACCCGGAAGTGCCTGGCGATCCCCGACGGGACCACCGCGGTGGGCACCAAGGCGGTCCAGTGGACCTGCAACGGCCGCAACGAGCAGAAGTGGCTGATCACCGGCACCGGGCGCAGCACCCTGCGCTACGGCGTGAACTCGAACCTGTGCCTGGCCATCCCGGGTGGGACGACGGAACCCTTCGTCGAGCCGATCATCTGGACGTGCTCGACCAACACCGACCAGCTCTGGTACGGCTTCGACGGCCAGGACACACTGATCCGCAACGCCGCCAGCGGTCTCTACCTCGACGGCGTCGGCAGCGGCACGTCGATGGTGGTCCAGTACTCCTTCATCGGCGACGACCACCAGAAGTGGTACTTCGTGCAGACCACCGCCCCCTGA
- a CDS encoding helix-turn-helix domain-containing protein — translation MDTWWRPPASADSAEFVAALRELRVRTGLSYRALERRAAQVGDVLPTSTLNSALARTTVPGEQLLVAFLRACGASPEVVAEWVKARADLVVERVLPEEGEPAGDVAPDDTSDAPARRDPDTTRRRVALVAALALLVVAAGVLVALAPGRRDTPSGPHADATSTSTTAVAPAEPVGQTHASTDVTTTGQPAQRTTTTTAPAATPTPAPEPPPGGVPTTTTETRRWTTTTTTTTGLEAPEPTYECNPPPSNICFVRP, via the coding sequence ATGGACACCTGGTGGCGTCCGCCGGCGTCGGCGGACTCCGCGGAGTTCGTCGCGGCATTGCGGGAGCTGCGCGTCCGGACCGGGTTGAGCTACCGCGCGTTGGAGCGCCGGGCGGCGCAGGTTGGTGACGTGCTGCCCACCTCGACGCTCAACAGTGCGTTGGCCCGCACCACCGTGCCGGGCGAGCAACTGCTGGTGGCGTTCCTGCGGGCGTGTGGCGCGAGTCCCGAAGTGGTCGCCGAGTGGGTGAAGGCGCGTGCGGACCTGGTGGTCGAGCGGGTGCTTCCCGAGGAGGGCGAGCCGGCGGGTGATGTGGCACCCGACGACACGTCGGACGCACCCGCACGCCGTGATCCCGACACGACGCGGCGCCGGGTGGCACTCGTGGCGGCGTTGGCGTTGCTCGTGGTCGCGGCGGGGGTCCTGGTCGCGTTGGCCCCTGGTCGTCGTGACACGCCGTCGGGGCCCCACGCCGACGCGACTTCCACCTCCACCACGGCGGTCGCGCCGGCGGAGCCCGTGGGGCAGACCCATGCCTCCACCGACGTGACCACCACCGGTCAGCCGGCGCAGAGGACCACCACGACGACCGCACCGGCCGCCACCCCGACACCGGCGCCAGAGCCGCCTCCCGGCGGCGTACCGACCACGACGACGGAGACGCGACGCTGGACGACCACCACCACCACGACGACCGGTCTTGAAGCACCCGAACCCACTTACGAGTGCAACCCGCCTCCGTCCAACATCTGCTTCGTCCGCCCCTGA
- a CDS encoding sensor histidine kinase, with the protein MITNALGSLWAEPRATGAPERVSRDWVLVGVLMVTALLEGVLRDDVAWRPLATIVAVGLAPVLLWRRTHPLACVVVAFGTAMALGLASLLGGAPSVGLDTMIYVLVLVYALVRWGSGREIVIGLAVVAVAAGIGMVPDHVGPADVVGGFGVLAAAAAGGAALRYRAESWRRALEQIRGQERVGLARELHDTVAHHVSAIAVQAQAGRAMAGQRPEAALETLAVIEGEASRTLAEMRAMVRVLRDGAPAEYAPQPGVADLVSLARRAPVPVVDVELPDDLGELPTQVDAAVYRLAQEALTNALRHARNASRVRIRVVESAGRLRLRVTDDGRLDPARPVNHGFGLLGMTERVQLLGGTLRAGPAPEGGWTVDADLPTKLRR; encoded by the coding sequence GTGATCACCAACGCCCTGGGCTCGCTGTGGGCCGAGCCCCGCGCCACGGGCGCTCCCGAACGGGTGTCGCGCGACTGGGTCCTGGTCGGGGTGTTGATGGTGACGGCGCTGCTCGAGGGCGTCCTGCGGGACGACGTCGCCTGGCGGCCGTTGGCGACGATCGTGGCGGTCGGACTCGCGCCGGTGCTGCTGTGGCGGCGTACTCACCCGTTGGCCTGTGTGGTGGTGGCCTTCGGCACCGCGATGGCGTTGGGGCTGGCGAGCCTGCTGGGCGGGGCCCCGAGCGTGGGCCTCGACACGATGATCTACGTCCTGGTGCTCGTCTACGCGCTGGTCCGCTGGGGCTCGGGGCGCGAGATCGTGATCGGGCTGGCGGTGGTGGCGGTCGCCGCGGGGATCGGCATGGTCCCCGACCACGTCGGGCCGGCCGACGTCGTCGGCGGGTTCGGCGTCCTGGCCGCGGCGGCGGCGGGCGGAGCGGCGTTGCGCTACCGTGCCGAGAGCTGGCGCCGGGCGTTGGAGCAGATCCGCGGCCAGGAGCGGGTCGGCCTCGCGCGCGAACTGCACGACACGGTCGCCCACCACGTCTCGGCGATCGCCGTGCAGGCGCAGGCGGGCCGCGCGATGGCCGGGCAGCGACCCGAAGCGGCGCTCGAGACACTGGCGGTCATCGAAGGGGAAGCGTCGCGGACGCTGGCGGAGATGCGGGCGATGGTCCGGGTGCTGCGCGACGGGGCGCCGGCGGAGTACGCCCCCCAGCCCGGCGTCGCCGACCTGGTGTCCCTCGCCCGCCGCGCCCCGGTCCCCGTCGTCGACGTGGAGTTGCCGGACGACCTGGGCGAACTCCCGACCCAGGTCGACGCGGCGGTCTACCGGCTGGCACAAGAGGCGCTGACCAACGCCCTGCGGCACGCCCGCAACGCCTCGCGTGTGCGGATCCGGGTCGTGGAGAGCGCGGGCAGGCTGCGACTGCGCGTGACCGACGACGGCCGGCTCGACCCGGCACGGCCGGTGAACCACGGCTTCGGCCTGCTGGGGATGACCGAGCGCGTACAGCTCCTCGGCGGCACGCTGCGGGCCGGGCCGGCACCCGAGGGCGGGTGGACGGTCGACGCCGACCTGCCGACGAAGCTGCGCCGATGA
- a CDS encoding DUF6326 family protein → MRTPQPTTLEDPRIPVRIKLAAAWTSFMFLYAYVDILGFFKPGIVTDILAGVVFEFDISQTLFIVFLTLMAIPISMIVLSMTLPARANRITNLIVASVQVPFAAFNAVGESWRYFYGLGVVLELILLALILRYAWTWPRTAPSATTATSPDRETARAQ, encoded by the coding sequence ATGAGAACACCTCAACCCACCACACTGGAAGACCCGCGGATCCCGGTGCGGATCAAGCTCGCCGCGGCGTGGACGAGCTTCATGTTCCTCTACGCCTACGTCGACATCCTCGGCTTCTTCAAGCCCGGAATCGTCACGGACATCCTCGCGGGCGTCGTCTTCGAGTTCGACATCAGCCAGACGTTGTTCATCGTCTTCCTCACGCTCATGGCGATCCCGATCTCCATGATCGTGCTGTCGATGACACTGCCCGCACGGGCGAACCGGATCACCAACCTCATCGTGGCCTCGGTACAGGTCCCCTTCGCGGCGTTCAACGCGGTCGGCGAGTCCTGGAGGTACTTCTACGGCCTCGGCGTCGTCCTGGAACTGATCCTCCTCGCCCTCATCCTGCGGTACGCCTGGACCTGGCCCCGCACCGCACCATCGGCGACCACGGCCACCAGCCCGGACCGTGAAACCGCTCGCGCCCAGTAG